From the Chanos chanos chromosome 7, fChaCha1.1, whole genome shotgun sequence genome, the window tgtcacacggCTGTGTCCTCCAATCAGGgcgggtggtggtggggttcacaCTGTTAATATAGgtatttattagtttagagtttagtttattggcttgtgtggattaggaactgaatgttagttttaaaattgttttcttCTCAGTGATGTTAATGGTTATACATgcttattgctgggtttatgaaaaccacaAACCGATATTACATTTGAGTGTTCATAATGATTACAATAGTTTATTGATGaatactttttattttaatatttaatatttttatttaatattttaatattctaAAATTATaagtttaataaaaacaaaaacaggatcgTTATGCCTCCACTTTTAcatgaatacaaatacaaatacaaataattttgctgccttagcaaatacagatacaaatacaaatactgggctctctgcatatccctgatatatatatatatatatatatatatatatatatatatatatatatatacacacacacacacacacacacacacacatggagtgGTGACCTGTATGGGGTGTTTCCCCCCTTTCGCTCAgggagcactgggataggctccagcaacccccccccccccatatatatatatatatatatatatatatatatgtgtgtgtgtgtgtgtgtgtgtgtgtgtgtgtgtgtgtggctttttacatatttttcaaaCAGAACAATCAAAACTATCTGATGAATTTCCCATTTCTACATAATTAGTGTTTGCATTTGCTGATAGTAATGAGGTGAAAAAgacctctcttttcccttctcttcatTACCTTAATTTTAACTTTCCCTCCCATGACATGCCTTCATCCAGAGAGGAAGGAGTGAGATCCCAGGGCGCTACTTTGATCATCATCattctctaatttttttttgtctgaaggtGTGCGGTGTCAGCATCTAAACGTCTTTTTGTGCCGGGAAATGGATGGTGAGTGTTTGCTTTACAGTTGAAATATCACAGCACATAGAACATTTTGGACCGCACATGACCGGAAAGATTTTATTGCCTGTTTGTATTCATTACATTGATGAAGTATTTATACTTTTAAATCTAAAGTTACACATTAATTCATAACTCAAGAAGAAATTTTAAAATTTGTCAATGTAGTATATGTATTAAAtgaggtttttttggtttgggtttttttcgtGGTGCAAGGACACATGTTAGAAACTGTCAGTAAGGCTTTGAGAAAAATTACACACATGATTTTGTAAATGTtatcacaaataaaaataaagttcaCCACAAAATCAAATCTATAAACACAGACTATGAACAAGTGCAGGCCCATGGGCTGCTCTGAAGGTTAGCATTTAGAGGTTGAACCTGAAGTAGCAGCAGGTAGCTAATAGAGAGACAAAAATCAAGAAGTGACAAGTGAACATTTTGGCAGGTGAAAAAGGGTATTGGATTTTGACAAACTAcaatactcacatacacaaatatagtATTTGGTCATACAGAGCTGAAAGTGagaaactaaaactaaaaaacaaacaaacaaacaaaaaaaaacaacagtcacaTTGGATGAATTTCACCACAGGGACTGAGGAGAAAGGGCTGCGGCTGGTTTTGCTCGGGAAAACAGGAGATGGAAGGAGCGGAGCTGGAAACACCATCTTAAACGACAAAGTGTTCCCTACCAAATCATCACCCAATTCTGTGACCCAGCAGTGTACATCAAAATCAGGGACAATACATGAAAGACCTGTAAAAGTGATTGACACACCTGGATTTTTTGACACTGATGGTAAAGATGATGAACTGAGATATGAACTTGTAAAATGTATCACTGAGTGTGCTCCAGGAGTTCATGCCTTTCTCATTGTGCTTAAAGTTGGAAGATACACAGAACAAGAGAAGGAggtggttaaaaaaataacagaaacttTTGGGGAAGATGCACTCAGATATTCAGTGGTTCTTTTCACTCATGGTGATCAACTCAGTGATGGTCAAACCATTGAGGACTTTGTTAAGGAAACTAAAGCTTTACAGGAGCTTGTGGATAAGTGTGGGGGACGCTGTCATGTCGTTGACAATAAGCATTGGAATCAGCAGAAAGATGAGTACAGAAACAACAGTGTTCAGACAAAGAAACTACTGGACACTATAGAAAAAATGTTAAGAGAGAATGGTGGTAATTACTACACCAATGCATTGCTGCAGAAGATTGAGGAGGACATacaagcagaggaaaaaagaacaagagagcaTGAGACAGGAAACAAATCTGACAAGGAAATAAGAGAAATGGCCCAAAAGAATGTATTCAAGAAATTTTTGACACGGTTTGCAGGGATGGCAACTGGGGC encodes:
- the LOC115816412 gene encoding GTPase IMAP family member 7-like, producing the protein MNFTTGTEEKGLRLVLLGKTGDGRSGAGNTILNDKVFPTKSSPNSVTQQCTSKSGTIHERPVKVIDTPGFFDTDGKDDELRYELVKCITECAPGVHAFLIVLKVGRYTEQEKEVVKKITETFGEDALRYSVVLFTHGDQLSDGQTIEDFVKETKALQELVDKCGGRCHVVDNKHWNQQKDEYRNNSVQTKKLLDTIEKMLRENGGNYYTNALLQKIEEDIQAEEKRTREHETGNKSDKEIREMAQKNVFKKFLTRFAGMATGALLGAFLGVGVLVGAAVYCIKGVLDGIKLGTLTEAGAGAGAAARIRFKTLVLAYQATTGSAPSYLQSLITPYSPARSLWSTSSGQLVVPSLREPGSRSSRARFLSAIVPRSWNDLPHSVRTTEYLAIFRRELKTHLFRTHLSPTA